Proteins encoded together in one Planctomycetia bacterium window:
- the rpsO gene encoding 30S ribosomal protein S15, whose product MSITKELKQTLITDYRQGDTDTGSPEVQIALLTSRIGELTGHLKTHKRDYSSRRGLLGMVSRRRRLLDYLKNVDAQRYLNVIRRLEIRK is encoded by the coding sequence ATGTCGATTACCAAAGAGCTCAAGCAAACTTTGATCACGGACTACCGCCAAGGCGATACCGATACCGGTTCGCCCGAGGTCCAAATCGCCTTACTCACCAGCCGTATCGGTGAGCTGACCGGCCATCTCAAGACGCACAAGCGCGATTATTCCAGCCGCCGTGGGCTGCTGGGTATGGTCAGCCGGCGTCGTCGCTTGTTGGATTACCTAAAGAATGTCGATGCGCAACGGTATCTCAACGTGATCCGTCGGCTCGAAATCCGCAAGTAG